The DNA region TTTTTTTTGTGATTGCCGCCCTGGCGTATTTCAACCCTGTGCTTCAGGGCAAGGTCATTGAACAGTCGGATATTGTTCAGTTTACAGGAATGGCCAAAGAGCAAAACGATTTTAGGAAGAAAACAGGGGAGGAGCCCTACTGGACCAACAGTGCTTTTGGAGGTATGCCAACCTATCAATTAGGAGCCTATTATCCTCATGATTATGTGAAAAAGTTAGATAATCTCATTCGGTTTTTACCAAGACCAGCAGACTACTTGTTTTTGTACTTTATTGGATTTTACATTTTGCTTTGCTGTTTAAAAGTAGATTACCGTTTATCCATTGTTGGAGCTTTAGCTTTTGGATTCTCTACTTATCTTATTATTATTCTTGGGGTAGGGCATAATGCAAAAGCCCACGCATTGGGATACTTACCTATGTTATTGGGCGGAATTGTGTTGGTATTCCGCAAAAAGTATCTATGGGGATTTATTCTTACCGCTATTTCCATGGCATTGGAAATTAGGGCCAATCACTACCAGATGACCTATTATTTTATGCTATTGGTGTTGATTTTAGGAGTTGTATATCTAGTTGATGCTATTCGTACAGAAAAGTTGAAATACTATTTTAGTTCGGTAGGGCTTTTGTTGGTAGCGGTTTTTCTTGGCATTGCTGCAAATGCCACGAGCCTAATGGCCACAAAAGAATATGCGGATTGGAGTACGCGTGGAAAATCCGAGTTGACTATTGACCCTGATGGGAATACGAAAGAAAATACTGGAGGTTTAGAAAAGGCATATATAACGCAGTGGAGTTACGGCATTACGGAATCGCTTAATTTATTCGTCCCACGGTTGTTCGGGGGATCTAACAATGAAAATTTAGGCGAAAATTCAAAAAGTTATAATTTTCTAATCGATCAGGGAGTTTCTCGAAGTCAGGCTTTGAATTTCTCAAGCGGATTACCGTTATATTGGGCGGATCAGCCAGGTACATCTGGTCCGGCTTACATTGGTGCAATTATTTTCTTTTTGTTTATTCTGGGGCTTATTTTGGTTAAGGGAAAGACAAAATGGTGGCTACTGGGAGGTGTTATTATGTCTTTGCTGCTCTCATGGGGAAAGAATTTTAGTTTGTTGACCGATGTAATGATAGATTATTTTCCGCTGTATGACAAGTTCAGGGCCGTATCATCTATTCAGGTTATTTTAGAATTATGTGCTCCCGTACTGGCAATTTTGGCTTTACGAGAACTTTTTAAATCTACGGTTGATGTTTCAGAAAAACTGAAGGCGCTACGCATTTCATTTTTCACGGTTTTAGGAATAAGTGTAGCCCTTTTCATTTTTAAAGCTGGTTTTGATTTTGAAGGACCAAGTGATGAATTCCTGAAAAGAAATTATGGAGATGAATTGGTTTCATTAATTGAGGCGGATAGAAAGGCGGTATATAATTCAGACCTTTTGCGTTCCATGATATATGTTTTCTTGTCCGCTTTGGCATTATGGTTTTATATCAAAGGAAAACTAAAAGAGAACTTGGCGATTGTTGCAGTAGGTGCTCTTATTCTTTTTGATTTGGTAGGTGTAGGTTTACGCTATGTAGATTCCAATAATTTTGTTTCAAAGCGAAAAATGACACAGCCTTTTCCAGAGACAGCTATTGATCAAGAAATAAATAAGGATAAAGGTGTCTATAGGGTTTACGACCCCCAAGAAGGAATAAACGGTGCGCGAACATCTTATTACCACCAATCAATTGGAGGTTATCATGCGGCAAAACCTGCAGGTCTGGAGGATTTGTTTAGCTTTTATGTATATAAGGGCAACATGGGGGTGTTGAATATGCTAAACGTAAAATACGTAGTTCAACAAGATGAAGAAGGAAAAAGCTATCCAGCATTAAACCCAAATGCAAATGGGAATGCGTGGTTTGTAGAAGAAGTGGTTAAGGTAAATTCGGCCGATGAAGAGATTCAAGCTTTAGGGCAACTAAATACACGGACCGAAGCTGTGGTCAACCTGGCTAAGGTAAAGAATCTAAATAATTTTCAATTTAAAGTCGATTCAACGGCTGCAATAGTTCTTACGGATTATAAGCCGAATGACTTAACATACCAATCCAAGAACAGAAATGAAGGTCTGGCTGTTTTTTCGGAAATGTATTACCCTAACGGGTGGAATGCTTATATAGACGGAAATCTAACAGAACACTTTAAGGTCAACTATACGCTTAGGGCAGTTGAAATACCTAGTGGCGAGCATACCATAGAGTTTAAGTTTGAACCTGAAGTTGTTAGAATAGGTAGCCAGATTACGTTGGCAAGTTCAATTCTGTTAGCGCTAATAGTTTTGGGAGGGATTGGACTTACTTTCTATAGTTCAAAGAAGAGTGAAGGTCAAGAAAAGAAAGAAGTACAAAAATAGTTTGTAAAGATTCCCCAATCTTACACCTAGTAAATCACACTTATGAAAAAAGTCCTCGTTATCACCTATTATTGGCCACCCGCTGGTGGTCCAGGTGTACAGAGGTGGTTAAAGTTTGTAAAATACCTTCAAGATTTTGAAGTTGAGCCTATTGTTTATATTCCTGAAAACCCACATTATCCCATTGAGGACGCTACCTTGGCATCAGAAATTCCGAAAAGTCTAAAAGTATATACCCAGCCCCTTTTTGAACCCTATGGATTGGCAAAAGTATTTTCTTCAAAAAAAACAAAACGGATAAGTTCGGGTATTATACAGACTAAGAACCAATCGTTTTTTGAAAAGATAATGTTATGGGTTAGGGGTAATTTTTTCATTCCTGATGCTAGAAAATATTGGATTAAGCCTTCTGTCAAATATTTAACGGAAGTTATATCCAAGGAAAATATAGACACTATAATTACTACAGGGCCACCTCACAGTGTACATTTAATAGGTAGGCAACTAAAGAAAGATGCAGGAGTTACGTGGTTGGCAGATTTTAGAGATCCTTGGACCTCTATTGGATATCATAAAGAGCTAAAGCTTACCCGTAGTTCGGAAAAAAAACATAAAGAATTAGAACGGGCTGTTTTAAACGAGGCCGATAGAATTTTGGTTACGAGCAACACTACAAAACTAGAATTTGAGGAGCTTACCAAACGACCCATTTCGGTAATCACCAATGGTTATGATTCAGACTATAGCGGTGATGCACATTTGGATCGTAATTTTACAATTTCGCACATTGGTTCTTTGTTGACCGGAAGAAATCCTAAAAACCTATGGAAGGTGCTTTCCCAGATTGCGGCAGAAGATGCTGTTTTTCGTGGTGACCTTCAATTAGAATTTATGGGAGTTGTTAGTCAAGATGTAATGGATTCCATGTATCGTTATGAGTTAGGACCCTACATAAAAATGTTGGGCTATGGTTCTCATGCAGAGGCTCAACGTAAGCAACAAAGGTCTCAACTCCTGTTAATGGTAGAAATAGATAGCGATGAGACCAAAGGGATAATACCCGGGAAACTTTTTGAATATATGGTTGCAAAAAGACCTATTTTGGCCATTGGTCCAGAAGGCTGGGAGGCAGGAGATATTATTAAGAATATGAACGCGGGTGAAGTTTTTGATTATAAAGCTCAAACTGAATTGAAGAAAACCATCCTTGAATGGTATACAGCATTTAAAAAAGGTAAGATTATTTCAGAATCTACGGATATTGAAAAATATAGCCGTAAGTCATTGACCCAAGAACTTTCTAAACTACTGTAATGGGATTGGTATTTAAACAATCACTCAATAACTCAATTATTACCTACCTAGGGTTTGGACTTGGGGCACTGAATACACTTGTGTTGTACTTGCAATTTATGGAACCCGAGTATTATGGTCTACTGCAAGTAGTCCTCTCTGCTTCCGTAGTTTTGATGCCTTTGCTCGCTTTTGGAGTTCCAAACACGCTTGTAAAATTCTATAGTGGCTTTAATGATGCTAAATCAACTGATGGTTTTTTGACCCTTATGTTATTCTTGCCTTTGGTTTTAATACTTCCTATTGCCGGTCTTACGTATGTGGTTAACGATACTATTGGAAATTTCCTATCCAAAGAGAACCCCATTGTAAAGGGGTACGTATGGCATATCTTTTTGATTGCTATGGTCATGGCTTATTTTGAAGTCTTTTATGCTTGGGCAAGGGTACATATGAAATCTGTGTTTGGTAATTTCATGAAAGAGATTTTTGGTAGGGTAGGGCAATCCACGCTTTTAATCCTTTTATATTTTGATGTGATATCTGTGACCTCGTTTATAGACGGACTTGTAGTGGTTTATATACTACGAATGTTGTTTATGAAGATTTATGCGTATACCTTACATAAACCTAGATTAATTTTTGATTTTCCGGAGAATACCCGAAAAATTCTTGTTTATAGTGCATTAATTATATTGGGGGGATCCGTAGCAATTGTACTTCTGGAAATAGATAAGGTAATGATCAATCAATTTATAAAGATTGAGAATGTAGCATATTATAGTGTGGCCAGTTTTATTGCTTTGGTCATAGCAGTTCCTTCACGCTCTATGCACCAGATAACCTATCCGCTTACAGCAGAACTTCTTAATAAGAACGATTTAGTAGGGTTGAGTAGGCTTTACCAAAAGAGTTCATTGACCTTGTACATCATTTCCGGCCTTCTATTTGCACTAATATTTCTGAGTTTGGATGATTTATACGAATTGTTACCGGATGCTTACCGCAATGGATATGTTATCTTTGTTTGGTTAGGACTGGCAAAACTCTATGACGCCATATTAGGAAACAATAATTCCATTTTATATAACTCGGATTATTACAAGGCAGTTTTGTATATGGGATTGTTTTTGGCCGTAGTTACCGTACTTTTAAATGTTTGGCTTATACCCGCATATGGTTTGGATGGTGCTGCAATTGCCAGTTTCTCTGCATTTTTTATCTACAATACTGTAAAAGTAATATATGTAAAAATGAAGTTCAATATGCTTCCGTTTACTAAAGAAACTGTTCAAACGTCTTTATTGTTAGGGGTAACTATTCTTGCTTTTTATTTTGTAAATCTTTCTTTTCATCCCATCGTAAACATAATTATAAAGAGTGCTGGTATCAGTATACTTTACATTGGAGTCTTGTATAAATTCAAGATTTCAGAAGATGTTTTTCAGCTCTTGTCTAAAGTATTTGGAAAAAAACAACAATAATTTTACCTTAAGCTTTCTAAATTATTAAGTAGTCCCCCAAAATGATTGATTTGCCTTTTATGGCTCTAATAGTTTTCATTAGAAGTAAGATTAAAAAATATGGGGTACAACATTAAAGGAAATCTAAGAGCTTGTTTGTATTTAGATATTTATGAGGCCTTAGATAACGTCCAAGTTCTAATTTATAAGGTCTTGGATGGGGTTGATGAATCCAATATACCCAAAAACCAGTTGCTTACACTTTCGGAAAATGCTATTGCTGCTAAGGAAAAGAGATGCTTAGGAACTGGCTTTACAGATGAAGACGGAAACTTCGGAATTAATATTTGTGACTTGTATGATGAGGGCGCAATAGAAATAGATCTGGTGGTTTCAGATAAGTTAACAACTCGCAAGAAAAGAAGTAATCGAATACAGTTTACGGCACGTCGCTTAAATCCTATATGGAGAAATAATAACGAGGTCAAGGAATTTAGCTGGAATTACAGCTTCAATTTTCAATTCTGGAGTCAAGTAAGGCAACAGTTTGATATTTGGACGATTCTAGGTAGTGTAAAATCTGCGGCGGATAAAAATATGGTCATTGATGGGGTGGTAGTTTCGGCTATTGACGTTGACTGGGTAAAGGACGATTTTTTGGGAAGTGCAGTTTCCGATAGTAATGGACAGTTTAGAATAGATTATAAAAGTATTGACTTCAAAAAAACTTATCTCTCTCCTCTTTTAAGTATTGAAACCCCAATATCTTCTATTCCCGGACCAGGAGTTTATTTTAAAATAACAACTTCTGAAGGTATTTTGTTATATGAGGAGAATAGAGCTATGGGTAAGACCCAAGAAAGGAGAAATATTCCGCGTTGTTTCATAATTGACTTGTATATTTAGGGTCAATTAAGATTTAAGGCTACTTTATTAGCCAACAACATTAGTACCTCAAATGAAAATACGCATTAAAGGTAATTCCATACGCATGCGAATTACTCAAACAGAAGTTTCTCAACTTTGTAAAACAGGGTATATTGAAGAAAAAACTCAATTTCCTCAAAATACCTTCACTTATGCTTTGAGTAGCATGGCAGATGCTCCTGAGTTAACGGCAAATTTTGAACAGAACAAAATAACCTTGGTTTTGCCTTCACAAATTATTGAAGGTTGGGAAAACAACAAAAAGATAGGGTTTAGCAATTCAATATTCCTGAATGACAAAAACAAGTTATCTCTTTTGGTAGAAAAAGATTTCACCTGTTTGGATGATAGAGGGGAAGATGAGTCCGATAATTATCCTAACCCTAAATTACAACACTAGAAATAGAATTTAGTATGCCTAATAAAGAATTCCATAGAAACGTAACAGTAATAGGTTCTGAAGATTTTTCAAATATTAAAATTACGGAGCCGGTTCGGTATGCCGCCGGAAAATTAGGAGTTACCGAGGCGTTGCGTCATGGATTTAAAGAAATGGGGGTTGTGCGATCTATGCGGGCATTCTTAGAGCTGAATCAAGAAGATGGTTTTGATTGCCCTAGCTGTGCATGGCCTAATCCCGAAAATCCATCGTCCGTTGCGGAATATTGTGAGAATGGAGCAAAAGCGGTTGCAGATGAAGCTACGACCCATAAAATAGACCGTGAATTCTTTAGAAAATATTCAGTTGAAGAACTGTCTAAACTTACGGAATATCAACTTAATAAATTCGGAAGAATAACGGAACCGCTTGTATTAAGACCGGGCAACGTAAACTATGAGCCTATTTCTTGGGAAGAAGCGTATGAGGTTATTTCTATAGAACTTCATAAATTGAATTCGCCCGACGATGCTATTTTTTATACTTCCGGGCGTTCTAGCAATGAAGCGGCTTATTTATACGGTATGTTTGCTCGTGCGTTAGGAACTAACAATATGCCAGATTGCTCCAATATGTGTCACGAATCTAGCGGTGTGGCTCTATCCGAAACATTGGGTATTGGTAAAGGTTCTGTAAAACTAGAGGATTTGTACGGAGCGGATGTTGTTATTGTTGCGGGCCAAAATCCTGGTACCAACCATCCACGAATGCTTTCGGCCCTAGAAAAGTGCAAAAAGAACGGTGGTAAAGTAATTAGTATAAACCCGTTGGAGGAATCCGGCTTAATCAATTTTAAAAATCCGCAGCATTTAAACGGGCTGATTGGAGGTGGAGAAGATTTAACGGATATACATTTGCAAGTGCGTATTAATCAAGATATAGCTTTAATGAAGCTAATTCTGAAAAAACTCGCAGCTTTAGATAAAAATGGGCAGAAAGTCTTTGACCATGATTTTTTAGTGGAATATGTTGAAGGTTATGATGCTCTTATTGAAGATTTTAAAAATTATGATGAATCAACCCTCTTGCGTCTCAGTGGTGTTAGTGAGGAGAAAATAAATGAAACAGTAGCACTTTTAGCCACCAGTAGTAATATAGTCGTTTGTTGGGCTATGGGGCTTACACAACATAAAAATGGTGTTGCTACCATTTGCGAATACCTGAATTTATTAATGCTAAAAGGGTCATTGGGGAAACCAAATGCAGGAACCTGCCCTGTACGCGGACATAGTAATGTGCAAGGTGACCGTAGTGTTGGGATTATGCATTTTGTAAATGAAGAATTGAATGCACGCATAAAACAACATTTGGGGTTTACGGCCCCTGATAAAGAAGGGGTTGACGTGGTAGGGGCCATTAAGGCAATGCATGATAAGGAAGGTAAAGTGTTTTTCTGCTTGGGCGGTAATTTTTTAATGGCCGCTTCAGATACGTTATACACTGCCGAAGCTGTGCAAAATTGCGAATTGACGGTTCAGGTGAGTACAAAACTGAACCGGTCTCACTTGGTTACAGGAAAAACCGCATTGATTTTACCAACTTTTGGACGTTCCGAAAAAGATATGAAAGACGGCACCCTTCGCTATCAGACTATGGAAGATAGTATGGGGCGTGTAAGACAATCCCGTGGCTTGCTAAAACCCACTTCTGAAAATATAAAGAGTGAACCTGAACTAATTGCCGAACTGGCCCATACATTTTTTGGAGGTAAGCATTCTGTTAAGTGGAAGGAAATGGGGGAGAACTATGACCTTATTCGTGAAAGTATAGACAAGGTAATCAAGGGTTTTGAAAATACAAAGGAGCGTTCTAAAGGAATAGGGTATTATTTACCGAACAATGTTCGTGATTTGGATTTTAGCATGTTACCTAATGGGCGTGCTCAATTAACCTTAAATCCGTTGCCAGAACACAGTTTGAATTCTGATGAATTTATGTTGATGACTATTAGATCCCATGATCAGTTCAATACCACTATTTATGGTATGGATGATAGGTACAGGGGTATTTATAATGAACGACGTGTGTTGTTCATGAATCCTGAGGATATGGAAAGGAAAGGTCTAAAGAAAAAAGACGTTATCAATATTAGTAGTACCTACGATGGAAAAGTGCGTACGGCAAATAAGTTTTTGGTTATACCTTATAATATTCCCTCTGGAGATTTGGCCGCTTATTATCCGGAAACCAATGTATTGATTCCACATGATCAATATGCGGACAAGAGTAAAACGCCAATCAGTAAATCTATTAAAGTAACTGTTGAAAAAGTTAGCTGATATTTTTATAAAACAAAACCCCCGCAGCAAATAAATCTACTGCGGGGGCAACAACTAACCAACCTAAAAACTATTTTTAATATCTTCTAGAACTTCTAGATGATGTGCTTCTTGATGAAGATGCCGTATTTCTGCTACTTCTGGAAGGAGCCTTGCTTACTGAGGTTCTTGACGAACTTCTTGTGCTAACACTACTTCTACTCTGAGAAGGGGATTTTCTTACAGTTCTATTTGTACTTCTATTATTTTGTGGACTTCTATAAGTCGTTGTGCTTCTTTTTACTGTTGTACTACGCGGAGACTTGGTTACCGTTCTTTTAGTAACGGTGTTACTAGCAGGTCTTCTTACTGTAGTAGATCGCTGTGTAACCGATTTATTCCTAGAAGGAGTTGTTGATCTTGATCTTACCGCTGTGCTTCTGTTCGTTATTTTTCCATTTTGGGTATTTGAACGTGTAGCACTACTTCTAGATATAGTTCTTCTTTTTGAATTATCTCGGCTTGCAATAGCTCTATTTGTTCTGATATTAGTGTTACTCCTATTAGAGACCGATCTATTGTTTCTAGAAGTACTATTCCTTACAGCTACTCTCCTGTCGTTTCTATAAATTTTAGATCTATTGCTTCGTACTTTATTATATCTGTGTGTTTTTCCTATTGTAGCGTAAGCACGTCTTTTATTATATCTATATGGATTGTAGTACGTATATCGAATAGGAGTGTAGTATCTTCTGTACGGCTTATTGAACACTAGGCTAAATCCAATTATAGGTCTAGCGAAAAAAGCATGGAAAGGTCTATACACATATCTTCTATTGTAAACGTTGATATAACCCGTGTGGTAATCATAAAGACCTCTTCTGTTATAGTATACATACATTCCCCCAACACTACGAACACGGTTGTTGCTATAGCTTATGTCTACATCCCCAACTTGGGTTACTCGTCCGTAATAGTCATAATAAATAGGAACGTTCTCAACTTGAATTACAGCTCCATAATCATCATACTGTGCATAAGGGCTATAATCATAACCGGAATTAAAGGTTACTCCATTACGACGACCAGTTACTCGGCTATCTATATAAAAATCGAATTCACCATCTGGATATACCGAAAACGTAATGCCATTCTCTACAAAAATGAATGAGTCGTTGTATCTATAAGCATTGCGTTCTGCAACCTTATCTTCAACTGTACTTGTGGCCATAGCACCAGAGGTGCCTAAAATAAGGACCGAAAAAAAGAGTAGTAAGTTTCTCATGATATAAGGTTTTTAATTTCTGAATGCTATTATTGACATTCGGGTAGTAGTATACAAACAGCATGCCAAAAACCACAACTCGCAATTAACATATTGGTAATCAGTAAGTTGTGTTTTTTTTAGATAGAGTTTTAAAATGAGAATAGGTAATCTTAGATAGTGCTTAGAAAAAACAAGATCCTATTTTCACAATCGGAAATAGGGTCTTGTTTTTTATACTATTTGATAATTATAGCTTCTCTTTAAGGTATTTAGCCGTAAAGGAGGCTTTACTCTTAATAATTTCTTCTGGAGTGCCTTCGGCTAGAAGTTGTCCACCATTTTCGCCACCTTCAGGTCCCAGGTCAATGATATAATCGGCACATTTTATTAGCTCAATATTATGTTCTATGACTATAACGGAATGCCCTTTAGAGATTAACGCATCAAAAGATTTCAATAATTTCTTAATATCATGAAAGTGTAAGCCTGTTGTGGGTTCGTCAAAAATAAAAAGGGCTTTATCTTTAGTTGTGCCTTTTACCAAGAATGAGGCAAGTTTAATTCGCTGTGCTTCACCACCTGAAAGCGTAGAGGAAGATTGCCCTAAAGTAACATAGCCTAAACCTACATCTTGTAGGGGCTTCAATTTATTTACAATTTTGGTTTGCTTGTGCCCATTAAAAAAAGAAATGGCATCATCAATGGTCATATTCAGGACATCATCAATACTGGCATCTTCGAACTTAACTTCCAGTACTTCCTTTTTAAAACGTTTACCATCGCAGGTATCACACTTTAAGTGAACGTCTGCCATGAACTGCATTTCCACTGTTATTTCCCCTTCGCCCTTACATTTTTCACATCGGCCTCCATCAACATTAAAAGAAAAGTGTTTGGCTTGGTAGGCCCTTA from Zobellia alginiliquefaciens includes:
- a CDS encoding glycosyltransferase; protein product: MKKVLVITYYWPPAGGPGVQRWLKFVKYLQDFEVEPIVYIPENPHYPIEDATLASEIPKSLKVYTQPLFEPYGLAKVFSSKKTKRISSGIIQTKNQSFFEKIMLWVRGNFFIPDARKYWIKPSVKYLTEVISKENIDTIITTGPPHSVHLIGRQLKKDAGVTWLADFRDPWTSIGYHKELKLTRSSEKKHKELERAVLNEADRILVTSNTTKLEFEELTKRPISVITNGYDSDYSGDAHLDRNFTISHIGSLLTGRNPKNLWKVLSQIAAEDAVFRGDLQLEFMGVVSQDVMDSMYRYELGPYIKMLGYGSHAEAQRKQQRSQLLLMVEIDSDETKGIIPGKLFEYMVAKRPILAIGPEGWEAGDIIKNMNAGEVFDYKAQTELKKTILEWYTAFKKGKIISESTDIEKYSRKSLTQELSKLL
- a CDS encoding YfhO family protein: MQKGLKAFFVHFFVTVFFVIAALAYFNPVLQGKVIEQSDIVQFTGMAKEQNDFRKKTGEEPYWTNSAFGGMPTYQLGAYYPHDYVKKLDNLIRFLPRPADYLFLYFIGFYILLCCLKVDYRLSIVGALAFGFSTYLIIILGVGHNAKAHALGYLPMLLGGIVLVFRKKYLWGFILTAISMALEIRANHYQMTYYFMLLVLILGVVYLVDAIRTEKLKYYFSSVGLLLVAVFLGIAANATSLMATKEYADWSTRGKSELTIDPDGNTKENTGGLEKAYITQWSYGITESLNLFVPRLFGGSNNENLGENSKSYNFLIDQGVSRSQALNFSSGLPLYWADQPGTSGPAYIGAIIFFLFILGLILVKGKTKWWLLGGVIMSLLLSWGKNFSLLTDVMIDYFPLYDKFRAVSSIQVILELCAPVLAILALRELFKSTVDVSEKLKALRISFFTVLGISVALFIFKAGFDFEGPSDEFLKRNYGDELVSLIEADRKAVYNSDLLRSMIYVFLSALALWFYIKGKLKENLAIVAVGALILFDLVGVGLRYVDSNNFVSKRKMTQPFPETAIDQEINKDKGVYRVYDPQEGINGARTSYYHQSIGGYHAAKPAGLEDLFSFYVYKGNMGVLNMLNVKYVVQQDEEGKSYPALNPNANGNAWFVEEVVKVNSADEEIQALGQLNTRTEAVVNLAKVKNLNNFQFKVDSTAAIVLTDYKPNDLTYQSKNRNEGLAVFSEMYYPNGWNAYIDGNLTEHFKVNYTLRAVEIPSGEHTIEFKFEPEVVRIGSQITLASSILLALIVLGGIGLTFYSSKKSEGQEKKEVQK
- a CDS encoding FdhF/YdeP family oxidoreductase, whose protein sequence is MPNKEFHRNVTVIGSEDFSNIKITEPVRYAAGKLGVTEALRHGFKEMGVVRSMRAFLELNQEDGFDCPSCAWPNPENPSSVAEYCENGAKAVADEATTHKIDREFFRKYSVEELSKLTEYQLNKFGRITEPLVLRPGNVNYEPISWEEAYEVISIELHKLNSPDDAIFYTSGRSSNEAAYLYGMFARALGTNNMPDCSNMCHESSGVALSETLGIGKGSVKLEDLYGADVVIVAGQNPGTNHPRMLSALEKCKKNGGKVISINPLEESGLINFKNPQHLNGLIGGGEDLTDIHLQVRINQDIALMKLILKKLAALDKNGQKVFDHDFLVEYVEGYDALIEDFKNYDESTLLRLSGVSEEKINETVALLATSSNIVVCWAMGLTQHKNGVATICEYLNLLMLKGSLGKPNAGTCPVRGHSNVQGDRSVGIMHFVNEELNARIKQHLGFTAPDKEGVDVVGAIKAMHDKEGKVFFCLGGNFLMAASDTLYTAEAVQNCELTVQVSTKLNRSHLVTGKTALILPTFGRSEKDMKDGTLRYQTMEDSMGRVRQSRGLLKPTSENIKSEPELIAELAHTFFGGKHSVKWKEMGENYDLIRESIDKVIKGFENTKERSKGIGYYLPNNVRDLDFSMLPNGRAQLTLNPLPEHSLNSDEFMLMTIRSHDQFNTTIYGMDDRYRGIYNERRVLFMNPEDMERKGLKKKDVINISSTYDGKVRTANKFLVIPYNIPSGDLAAYYPETNVLIPHDQYADKSKTPISKSIKVTVEKVS
- a CDS encoding DUF7009 family protein; protein product: MKIRIKGNSIRMRITQTEVSQLCKTGYIEEKTQFPQNTFTYALSSMADAPELTANFEQNKITLVLPSQIIEGWENNKKIGFSNSIFLNDKNKLSLLVEKDFTCLDDRGEDESDNYPNPKLQH
- a CDS encoding lipopolysaccharide biosynthesis protein, producing the protein MGLVFKQSLNNSIITYLGFGLGALNTLVLYLQFMEPEYYGLLQVVLSASVVLMPLLAFGVPNTLVKFYSGFNDAKSTDGFLTLMLFLPLVLILPIAGLTYVVNDTIGNFLSKENPIVKGYVWHIFLIAMVMAYFEVFYAWARVHMKSVFGNFMKEIFGRVGQSTLLILLYFDVISVTSFIDGLVVVYILRMLFMKIYAYTLHKPRLIFDFPENTRKILVYSALIILGGSVAIVLLEIDKVMINQFIKIENVAYYSVASFIALVIAVPSRSMHQITYPLTAELLNKNDLVGLSRLYQKSSLTLYIISGLLFALIFLSLDDLYELLPDAYRNGYVIFVWLGLAKLYDAILGNNNSILYNSDYYKAVLYMGLFLAVVTVLLNVWLIPAYGLDGAAIASFSAFFIYNTVKVIYVKMKFNMLPFTKETVQTSLLLGVTILAFYFVNLSFHPIVNIIIKSAGISILYIGVLYKFKISEDVFQLLSKVFGKKQQ